The window gtaataataataacaatatggaTGATTATGTCATGATGAAATCATTCTCTAAACAATATGAATCTATTCAATATACAAATGAATGTTCAAACAATCAATTTGTGAAGGAGAACACACTGAACAAATcaaataatgattgtttaaatgtTACTATTGTTGATCATTTGAAAAtcgataatcataatcatactactgataatgataatgataattcaaCTGTTAATTGTTTTCCTATAATGAATGGTTTATTCGAggtaaattttattgatttgtttatagTGCTTATAAGATTTGTTAATGTGACTATATAATTTATAGTTGACCTTTGAGTAACGTTAAACTAACCTTAAGAATATCCACTTTTTGACTAAAGGCTAAAGATTATGatatacagttgatgattaCGGATAAggattagatttaaggttttcattacaaactgacatcagctataatacgaaaattgtatttagctaaatgggtgaatgaatttcccactgaaatccaagacctgttatcgtaaatctgattggttcgtctataaatcatagtctcaccaATTTGTTTCAATATGTTTTGTGAAAAGTTGACAATGTTTACCTTCATGAATATTGATCATATTTTGATCTGAATATATAGTATCACTAAGTTGTTTAGTGGAATTCGTATAAAGCATTGAATTATATGTGGATAAGTTAAAGTCACTACAAATAATCGATATAGCTTCTAGATTTGTCGAAACAGCCCCGAAATTCCGTGGTATGAATGAGattggggagagttagctcttcctctcgaaatgctctcacatggccatgtgtatacagccactgctagggaagtcctactcactgccttctcgcggatgggttgttgtttacgaaaatgagatgACAAACCGAGTGTTCTGTACTTTAGTCGGGTTGATAGACACGATGAGTCCATCTAGGGGTTGGTGGTGAGAAACTCTGACttcaaaccaatgatgtacatgggctctaggatcctgaaggaacaaatggcatatgaacctattgttagaCATCGTCTACCGTAGGGCCGCATCTACTAGCGTCGCCCAAcggccttatggattagacctctaagTCATAGGCCCCCTAAGGAAATCACCTACTTCATTTTGGGCACCCGAACAGTACTCCAGATCTCAAACAAATCCAATGATGAAGTGTGGAGCATATATATCGGTGCCTCCTTGTTTATTTGTCTAAGTAAATATAAAAAATGTAGAAGCGATATTAGTATTGATTATAGTAAAAATAACAGTTTAATACAGTGTAATGTCCTGTGATCCTACTGCTTGTAGCTTGAAAACGGAAACCTTAGATTTCCATACAGCACTTActcaaaatacacaaactaATGATCAGGATTTATTTAACTCCTAAAATACATTAAAATGATACATAAACACACTCACTGATATAAATAATCCCATACAGGGGAAATAGACAGAATTATTACCAAAAAAACTTAAACTTCATAtcataatgaatgaatttcatagtGAATTAATGCAAAAGCAATATGAAACTCAGCCAAtgtctacaaccattggttataaTACTCACCTAGAACTTAATTAAGTAGTCTCCACCGGCACAATTCAACAGTTTGTGACTTCATGGGTTGATGCCGTATCTCAGTTTATTCGGTTGTGGCTTTCTATTCAACTTAATAGTACATCAACAAACGTAGTACATTGAGGTAGATGGTGACTAAGGATACATAACATTACTTGTTCCAACCATAGCCTTTAATGATTCACAATTTGACCAGTATACTGGCTGTCTTTACTTAGTAAACAAATAATTCCatgatcattaaaaaaaattcgtAGCTCGGTTGCTTATACACTCAGTTATACATTCATAGTTTCTCACTTCTTAATATACATGACTCATGTTTAtataatttttcttttaataattttagTCACTTCATCAAGCTTCCATTGAGATTGATTCACTTCAAAATTCTCCATTTTTATCTTCAATTCATTCAAAAGATTACTGTAATAGTACAACTAATTCATATTGTACTACTATTGAtacaaatactactactactactatgacAACATCATTATTATGTACAGAGAATAATTCATATACAGAATCTCTATCTTTATCATCTCATACATCATCAGCATCTATTTCACCAGCATTATCTTTTGATACGTTTACAACACCatcattaacaacaacaacaacatcatcatcatcatcaccattgtcatcatcatcatcattgttattCGATGAACAATCTTCTGCTTTAATGTTAATGAActcttttaataatttaaatttaaccAATAACTCATcacattcatttatatcaaaAGAGATTTGTTGTAGTAATTTCACAATAACAAATTCTAGTTAAATAGTATTAAgatttttttaatgttaatttCATTACTACTATTTAAGTTAAAAGTAGTTtgcttatttattgattatgtaaTTTTCATTTGAAACGATTAAATGGCCTCTGTTATACCATGACAATAATGTATGTATTGTAACGTTGTTCAATGTTTTAACTTGGTTCATTGGAGTAGTGAATGTATATTACTGTAAAGAATTCAATAAAGAACTATGGAATTACTGCTGATTCAAAGTTCTAATATAAgagtttattatatatatttttcgttTTGTTTACAAAAAGAAGAAACGttagtttcttttattaattgAATACTCCCATCATttgctttcttttcttttctttttctggtATATTCTTCTATTGTTCATCATtactttatatacatatataaacctTAAATGGTTAGTAATGGGATAAATGCATTGTAAAGTCAATATATTACTAACATGGGAATATTGTctaatttattgttgttattattattatttttactggcTATTATCTAGTCATAATTGAATGCGTTTTACAATCAACTTTATACAGATatctattatttaattcattcaaaaaaTGCATTTTAACTAGCTTATTGTGTTTTATTGATTTAACTACTAACTAGATAATAAGTAGTATGGTTTGTAATGCTAAAATATTCTTTGTTGATTTTCAACGCTATACAATTCATAATATAAGAGATCTTTCTCAGTTAAAAATAGCTCAGTAACATAACATGACTTACtatgaaattgagtgacatgGATATGAATCAAACGATTTGTACGAatttcccttaagattacatgGAAGATAAGAGTCAGTGAAGAGGAAATGTAGATCAAGTAAAACCTCCTAACGCTAACCTCTAATTACCTCCTACTGAACATAGTATATGGGTGCTGAGTTAGTTTActgttcattagattatttatcatttgacCAACAGTCTTTAAATGTTAACTTGTGGTATAATTGAGCTTGTGAAATAATGGGGAATCTTTTGATTTATGTAATGAACAAAAGATCTGTCTTGGGTGATTAGGATTCAGTAAAAGCTTTTAACCGTCTATATACATAATTGACAAGTGGATAGTTTaaaaatttttgtttaataGTCGAATTTTGTAATTATGCCCAGTAATTATGATAATTGGCTTAACTTGAACGATATGATACCCTAAGGAAAACTAGTTTTCGTTGATTCTTGGACGGCTTACCCGGTCAACATGTAGGTTTAGTTCCGGATTTATATTAGTTGTCAGTCTGCTACAATGTGGGATTAGGCAAAtttatgcatcagtccaagttgccacatctcattagcacaacaagatgaacaccatattcatagaattagttactccgatgataataatatataaaagaaatactatgtataagaatataatacaggaagtAAGAATTAGATCGTAGTGTTAAGTTCGCTACTTGATTAACGCAGAGTTCGGTATGCAACTACGGCACTCGAACGTATAGAACCCCacagtccacctaggggagttggaaaaacaTAATTTCAAATCAGTGATGGGTTCCAGGTTCCTGAGAGAACAGATGACATATagacctattgttggtcaccggctaaagtgggactacatctcctaacGATCCTGCGATCCTACATACGGGATTCGATCACATGACTTTGGGTCTCGAaagcgaacgcctaacctctaaaccattgagccagtatccaacggtgttaatgtttaacttcgaTCGATCCATGATCATACGCAACTATTCatactttttaaaaattactacaGCCTCCACAAAGCTTCATCCTAAAAAGTTTTTTATTTACATGTATATTTATGATATTTGAATTTATTGAGTCTGGTTGATACTGTTGATGAAAGTAAAT of the Schistosoma haematobium chromosome 4, whole genome shotgun sequence genome contains:
- the SH3BP5_1 gene encoding SH3 domain-binding protein 5 (EggNog:ENOG4103EZB~COG:S) — protein: MCKLELLSDSIHTKRLNQNDHSNNEHSHSNNNNNMDDYVMMKSFSKQYESIQYTNECSNNQFVKENTLNKSNNDCLNVTIVDHLKIDNHNHTTDNDNDNSTVNCFPIMNGLFESLHQASIEIDSLQNSPFLSSIHSKDYCNSTTNSYCTTIDTNTTTTTMTTSLLCTENNSYTESLSLSSHTSSASISPALSFDTFTTPSLTTTTTSSSSSPLSSSSSLLFDEQSSALMLMNSFNNLNLTNNSSHSFISKEICCSNFTITNSS